A single genomic interval of Labeo rohita strain BAU-BD-2019 chromosome 13, IGBB_LRoh.1.0, whole genome shotgun sequence harbors:
- the pla2g12b gene encoding group XIIB secretory phospholipase A2-like protein isoform X1: MFPRALVLLLLCITAGLAATLIQASADAATVDSPADGSEAQAGETGNGESQADNILMADAPTEGKPATQSTTEESEDDSDWGLGSIRGGFQAVNGYFDSILELMGGRDGVCQYRCRYGKAPQPRVGYQMPEPDGCSTSLLGFQVPKSFDMGVPAMTKCCNQLDICYDTCGSNKYRCDTKFRWCLHSICGDLKKSLGLIAKVEACEAFADTMYNTVWTLGCRPFMNGQRAACYCEGEEKDEL, encoded by the exons ATGTTTCCACGTGCATTGGTGCTGCTCCTGTTATGCATCACCGCAGGCTTGGCTGCCACGCTTATCCAGGCCTCTGCTGATGCGGCTACAGTGGATTCTCCAGCTGACGGGTCTGAAGCTCAGGCTGGTGAAACTGGTAATGGGGAGTCCCAAGCAGACAACATCTTAATGGCAGATGCCCCTACTGAGGGAAAACCTGCAACCCAGAGCACCACGGAAGAATCTGAAGATGATTCAGACTGGGGCTTAGGTTCTATCAGAGGGGGTTTCCAGGCAGTGAATGGCTATTTTGACTCTATACTGGAGCTGATGGGAGGCCGGGATGGTGTATGTCAGTACCGCTGTAGATATG gtaaAGCTCCTCAGCCTCGTGTTGGCTATCAAATGCCAGAGCCTGATGGTTGTAGCACCTCACTGCTTGGCTTCCAGGTACCGAAAAGT TTTGATATGGGTGTCCCGGCCATGACCAAATGTTGTAATCAGCTAGACATTTGCTATGACACCTGTGGCTCTAACAAGTACCGCTGTGACACTAAATTCCGCTGGTGCCTCCATAGCATCTGTGGTGACCTGAAGAAGAGTCTGGGCCTCATAGCAAAAGTTGAAG CATGTGAGGCATTTGCGGACACCATGTATAACACCGTGTGGACTTTGGGCTGCAGGCCCTTCATGAACGGCCAGAGGGCAGCCTGCTATTGTGAAGGAGAGGAGAAAGATGAGCTTTGA
- the pla2g12b gene encoding group XIIB secretory phospholipase A2-like protein isoform X2 — MFPRALVLLLLCITAGLAATLIQASADAATVDSPADGSEAQAGETGNGESQADNILMADAPTEGKPATQSTTEESEDDSDWGLGSIRGGFQAVNGYFDSILELMGGRDGVCQYRCRYGKAPQPRVGYQMPEPDGCSTSLLGFQFDMGVPAMTKCCNQLDICYDTCGSNKYRCDTKFRWCLHSICGDLKKSLGLIAKVEACEAFADTMYNTVWTLGCRPFMNGQRAACYCEGEEKDEL; from the exons ATGTTTCCACGTGCATTGGTGCTGCTCCTGTTATGCATCACCGCAGGCTTGGCTGCCACGCTTATCCAGGCCTCTGCTGATGCGGCTACAGTGGATTCTCCAGCTGACGGGTCTGAAGCTCAGGCTGGTGAAACTGGTAATGGGGAGTCCCAAGCAGACAACATCTTAATGGCAGATGCCCCTACTGAGGGAAAACCTGCAACCCAGAGCACCACGGAAGAATCTGAAGATGATTCAGACTGGGGCTTAGGTTCTATCAGAGGGGGTTTCCAGGCAGTGAATGGCTATTTTGACTCTATACTGGAGCTGATGGGAGGCCGGGATGGTGTATGTCAGTACCGCTGTAGATATG gtaaAGCTCCTCAGCCTCGTGTTGGCTATCAAATGCCAGAGCCTGATGGTTGTAGCACCTCACTGCTTGGCTTCCAG TTTGATATGGGTGTCCCGGCCATGACCAAATGTTGTAATCAGCTAGACATTTGCTATGACACCTGTGGCTCTAACAAGTACCGCTGTGACACTAAATTCCGCTGGTGCCTCCATAGCATCTGTGGTGACCTGAAGAAGAGTCTGGGCCTCATAGCAAAAGTTGAAG CATGTGAGGCATTTGCGGACACCATGTATAACACCGTGTGGACTTTGGGCTGCAGGCCCTTCATGAACGGCCAGAGGGCAGCCTGCTATTGTGAAGGAGAGGAGAAAGATGAGCTTTGA